AGGCCATCGCAAAGGAGGACGACATTGGCGCACTCCTGAGGTCGAGGACAGGCAGCTTCTACAACCCGCCTCTGCCACCAAAACGCAAACCCCTcgaggacaaggacaagcgAAACAGTCTCGGACGGCGCGGGGAGCAGCCCCAGTCCTTGCCGAGTGCAGACCCGGCCACCCCCAGACTGGGCGGTCGCCGCTCTCAGTTCTTCAAGAAGAGCCCCAAACCCATAGCGACGGATGCAGGTTCTCAGCCAAAACCACGGCCCATGTCGTCCATGCCTCTTGCGGCCGTCGGCATCCCAGAAGAGGAAGACGCGGTCTCGGTGGCTCCCTCGGAAAAGAAAGGCACCTGGTGGCGCAAGTCGTCGTCCTTGTCCAGGTCGAGCTCCGACGCAAGCTCCCAGTCCCGCAACCAGCCCCAGGTCCTGTCGCATCCAACCTCCCCCACCGACGACAACACCCCGTGGCAAGAGAAGCAGCAGTCGCCACAGCAGTCTCCAAGGCCAGACCTCCGACATCGAATGTCCATGCTCAGCTTCAAGCGCAGCTCCCTCCCCAGCTTCCCGGACCCAGCCGCATCGCCGGCCACGGCCGTGTCGTCGCTGTCGAGAACGTCGTCGGGCCGGACCACGGCCACACACGCTTCCCAGTGCAACTGCGGCGCACGATCTCCCACGTCCCCCACGTCTTCGTACCTGTTTACGTCGCCGCCCACGTCGTGCGCTTCTACGCCGAACATCCCCCAAGCGGACCTCGCAGGTCCCACCTGGTCCGTctacagcggcggcggcggcgactctTATACCCCCAAATCCACGTACTTTGGGCTGCCGTCGCGGCCGCAGCGACCTGTGTTTGTGTCGCTGGAAGATCGAATGAGAAATGGCGACTACCAGACGGTGGCAGaggatgatgaagaagaatACGCCGAGCTGGGCGAGCTGGTTGAGCTGGCCGAACTGCCGTAGCTGGTCAAAAAGGTCTGGTCTTGGGCTGTGATGACGTTGGATTATTTGACTGAATTTTGGCGAGGTTTGGCAGAGGGCGAGGTAATCAGGGGCCTGCAATTTCTTGTTCACTTGTCGCAATCGTTGTCATATCCTGATACGTTGGTAACCGTGCTTTCCCAGATACTCCCTAAATTACCCATTTATTCTTCCCCTTTTGTGGTGTACATGGCATTGTCGGCTGGGGAgggcaaaaagaaagacaaaaagtTCAAAATTAGGGACGAGATTTGGATAAAACCCGTCGCATGGTCCCGGATCAGAGCTGCAGCATCTGTCCTCAGAAAACTCCATCGAGAAAGTCGACCGCAACGGCCCTTTCAATCAGAGGATCCATGGCCCTGATCAAGTCCTGGTGGGCTGGATCTTTGTGGGTATAATAGTCCCTATCCTCCGCCGAGGCAAACTCGACCACAAAGGCATGCGTCAGGCCTTCCTGCAAATCAGGATTGCTGTTGTTAGTTGGGCTCTCCTGTCAATTGCAAAGCGGAGTAGGATGACTTCTAACCTGACAATCCTCCTCGGAGTTATCCCTGCCAGCCTTCAACGACAGAATATATGGTGCCTGGCTCGTGGGGTGGATACACTTGTCCTTGAGGGTGATGAACTGCTTGCAGGCCTGAGTAGTTTGGGATTCCGAGTTAgtattctagttctagaaatCTTTGACCCTTTGAGCAGATACGCATACATCTTTGACCTGGTCATCGGAAGCAGATGACTTGAACGTGAACAAGACAGTGTGAACTTGCGTCATGGTGAATACACAGCCTTAGACCTATTTGGATGGCAAACTAACAATCTCAGAAGCCAGACTAGAActattctagactagaacacTGCATCTTTGATGGCGTGGATTGGGGCGGGAGGTTATTATAAGTCGTGGTACATTTTAGGTTTGGCAGGGGTTCCAGCGCCACGCCCACTTACCCCGCGATCCCTGACTCGGGACGGGCCACAGCGGTTCGTGGGTCCACATTCAGGCCCTGTTTGAGGAAGTGGGACAAACCGGTGGGCCTGGCTACAGCAATGCAACAGTGCAATCAAGCAGACTTTCACTCCTGTGGGTGCGTGGGTTGCTTCTTGTTGTCTCACCAAGCAGGCCGACAACCAACTTGCATAACCTCTTGCTTCTGTGGGGCAAAGTCATGTTGAAGACGGTTGTTGGCAGGGAATATTAGTGCAATCAAGGCGGGGAGCCGGTTCCCGTCGGCGACGATGATTATGGGCGCTATGATATGATGCACCTGGACTGCTTGTGAATAAAGACCAAGTTCGAATAGAAActcggtaaaaaaaaagcagtgCGTCCCGACGTTGGTCGCATCAAGGGACAATGGTCATGATTTCTCCTGTCGCTGATTACCAAGACAGACGAGTCACCATTGCGGGCTTGGTGTTGTATCGAGATTGACTTGTTATTCTCAGAGTGAATGACCTGTAGAGATTTGCCAAGATGCACGACAACATAAGAAGGAAGCGAAAGAGCGAAAGAGAGAATGCAGTTCCAACAAAGCGACAGCCCATGATCCCCATAATCCCGGGACTGAAAATTCACCACACTTTCCACAGGACAGCTCTTTACCCAAAGGCTTAATTCAGCAAGAGAAACACTCCTATCAACCCTTCACGACCCTCCCCCTGAGAGAGTTGCCCAGCTGGGTCAGCTGGCCGCGGCTGAGACCAGTGTACTGCAGGCAGGCCGAGCCGCAGACGAGCGGGTAGGGGGGCGCAACGCCGCATCCGCCACCGAGGACGGTCGAGAGGACCATGCAGGTGGCCGGGACGTTGTCGAAGCGGGCGACTGCGAGCCGAGGCAACTTAAGCACATGGCACTGAGACGACAACAAAAAGGGGTTGGGTACGTACCACCAGCAGCCGGCAGCGAAGTGCGGACCGTGACGCGGCGCACGTCGGCGCTGCACATGTCAAAGTTGTACTGCGGGACGCCGCAGGGCCCCGTGTTGGCGGCCGCCGCGAGCAGGCCCTCGCTCTCGGCCCGCATCATGACCGTCTCGTTGAGCGCCGGGATCACGGACGCCGCCAGGTCCTCGACCTTGTAGCTGTTGTCCGTGGGAAGGTCGGCCATCCGGCAGCTGCCGTTGACGACGAAGCACTCGTACAGCTCGCCCGTGATCCTGAtggcgaggccgaggccgccgaggaTACCGGGGAGGGCGAACATGGGCATTTTGGGTGAGTAGGGGTTTTTTGGAGTGTGGGAGATGTCGGTTGTGGGAAGGGAACGAATGTGTTGTGGTGGATGGATTCGAGAACAAGTCAGTCATCTGTCCGTCCAGAGTCTGGTATTTATACAAATATCCAGGCTCGCAATTCCCATACCGTGATGAGGCACCAGCAGCACTTGAGCAAGTCAGCCTGGTCCCCCATGACACTATTCCAGCTATCCCCATGCCCATGTGCTCATGCGCGACTTGGGTGTAAGACGACGATGGCACCTTTGACATCCTTTGGACAATACTGCATCGTGAAAATGCGTCCAAGGCAGAGTGCAATTTCCGAAAGAATGACAATGGTGCTACTTTTGGTCAGAAGCTGAAgacaaagaacaaaaagggcCTAAAGCAGGCCTGGTGCTTGAGGCCTAGATCTTATGGCTTGGCGAGTTTGGGCCTTTAAGCGAGCGGCACGGCCGTGATATCTAGAAAGGTTGCCTATGTTGAGTCGAGTGTAAGACTATAATGCCAAAAAGTCCCTTTGAGTGGATAAAAGCATGGTACTTTTTGCTTTCATACCTTTAATACTCAATGGCCCGTGGGATGCCATGGTTGTCATATCTTCACTCACCACCCAAAAAGTCCACAATGTCACAGCTGCCACCACTAGCTACCTCTTCCCTTTTGGCAGTCTCCTCAGATCATCATGTGGCTTCCCCATTTCGCAAAGCCAGTCGGCTGGCTCTCGCTATCCTTGCTCCTGTTTTTCCTCGGTCTGCGACACAGAGCAGGACCGCCAAGATTTTCTCTCGCCATCCTCCATCTCCTCACCGTCGCTTGCGGACTAGCCAGCACTAGCGTCCAAGTCGCCAGCATGCGTCACTGTGCCGCCCTGATCATCATCGGAGCAGCGATGCACACCAGCTCCATCTTGTTCCAGAGCGTACACATATCGACTGCCGACCTTTGCTTTTCTCAGCAGTTGAAAGCCACCATGTCAATCGCCCGCAATGTCCGGAGACTCGACAAGCTTCACAAACACAAAGCAGTCACGGCTACGCACCCTCTAGGCCTCGAATCCCGCTTACTGTTCGGCCTGGATCGTTTAGCAAGGGCACTATCGCTCTTGGCCATGAACCTCATAGTCTCCGAGCTGGTCATCACCCGCACCCTAGGCCCCCTCCCCCTGGGCGTCTACAGCTTCGCCCCGGTCAAGCAGGTGCTCCTCCCCGGCACGCGCTGGGGCCCATACAACACGCGCGCCGACCTCGTCCTCCGCGCCGTGACCTGCACGCACTGGATGTGGAGCACCTACTGGCCGCTGGCAGCCGCCTACCACGCATGCGCCGCGCTCTTCGTGTCGGCGCTGGGCTGGGACGCGGCTGAGGACTGGTGCACGGCGCCCGTGTTTGGATCGCCCTGGGAGGCCTACACGCTGCGGCGCTTCTGGGGCGTCTTTTGGCacaagctgctgctggcacCGTTTACCGCCTACACGCTGCGCGCGCTGCCCAGGGAGCTCCGGGCGCTGTGGATCTTTGTCCTGTCGGCGGCGTGCCACGCGCTCGCAAACTGGGTCCTGTACAGGAGGGCTTGCGTGGCGTCGGAGCTGCGGTTTTTCGTGTCCAACTGGGCGGTCTGCCTGCTCGAGACGAAGCTGGGCTTGGATGGTGGGAAACCTGCATCCAGGGGGGActgtgatggtggtggtgatgaggATGAAGGATCTGGCGTCGTTATCGCTTCGTGGGGTAGGCGGGTGGCAGGCCTTGGATTTGTCTGggcgtttttcttttgcgtcGTCCCTGCTTGGCAGTACCCTGTCGTATTGGCCAATCTCTGACTTGTCCAGTTGTTTCCGTCTATTACTTTCCCCAGATCTGCAAAGTATGGTTTTGCGGCTGAGGTTTAGAGCTGTGGGTCCCGATCAGAACACTACCCAAACCAGCTTGGTTATTCTCAAGGTGACTGTACAACAGACCAAGTTTCGTTCGGGCCCTATACCGCTAAGGCACTTTTTCTACCTGCAGGGTACTTTTAGCCAGGGGTCTGTTATGTTGCCCACTTTAAAGTAGACAGCCTCACAAGCAAGAAAGATTATGTAGGCACTTCGCTGAGATATTCATGCAAAGGTCGTCAAGGCCTTGGTGCTTGGCGCTGCTTACCTGCTTACCTGCATATGGAAATATGGTTCCATCAACACAGCCCCTCAACCCCACAGGGTCATGTGGTTTGATGAGGCATGTTTACTTgttgtctttttgttttgacgCTGCCAAAATGACGAGAGAAGCTGTTTGGGATTCTGTCCGCCATGTGCGTGTTCagcgtttttttctttctctctttccaGGGTATGCAATGAGTTGAACTGCCTAGGTAGCTTGCAGAAACTAGCCCATTGCAAAGAGGGAAATCCTCAACGACAAGATGCCAGAAGCTAGCAGCTCAGCCGAGCAATCAGGGTCCAAGCCCCTACCCGATCAAGAGGTAGAACCCCAAGAACCAGTGCCTTCACCAGACACCCAAGAGCCAACCGAAGCAGCCCTCCCACCATACGAACAAGTCCCTCCACCGGGCCAGGAGATACTAGCCCCGACGACGCTCGTCCTCGCCGGCCAGGCAATCCACGCCCTGACCACCGACTCCCCTGCGCTCTACCACCTCAGCTTGGGCATCTCGGAACTGTCCGCCATCACGAGCGAGGTGGAACTTTCGCGCGTCGACACCAAGGGCCGGGACCGGCCGATCTACGAGCTGCGGCACCTGAAAGCCCCCGCGGGCGGCATGTACCCCATGCCGTCCGAGTCGCCGCAGTACCACATCCAGCGGGCCAACAAACGCGTCTCGGGTCCCGCGGCGGTGGGGCTGAAGAAGACGCGGTCGCTGCTGTCGCGCAAGATCACCGGCCTGAGCGCGGTGCCGGTCGACCCGTCCGGCAAGGCGAGCAAGTTTGGGATACCGACGTTTGTCAAGAACGCCGCGCCTGTTCTGACCACCGACGGGAGGGAGTGGAAGGACGCGCAGAACAAGACCATCGCTCTTGTGCATGATGACAGAGACGACAAGCAGCACAGCCTAATTGTGACCGAGGCCATGCCGCGGTCCCAGTTCGATATGCTGGTGGCTTTGTGGTGCTGCCATATCTGGGAGTTTGGGGTGGCCCACGCCGACAAGGTTCATGAAGGTGTCAATGGATGTAAGTTTGAGTTTGCCCTGTCGTCTCTTGATTGGTGAACCCGTTGCTGACTGTAGGTGCAAAATCagtgaagagaaagttgAGGCAGAGTAGAGAGTTTGGGATGATGTATAGCGCGGCACCTTGTAAGTCTCCATTGCTCAAGGTTGGGCAATCACCTCTTGCCTTCTTTTCGTATTGACTTTGGCTGACATTCCATCTGCAGTGGGCATGATTGGGACATCGTCCAAGTTTTCCAAATGATGTTGTCAAGAAACCCAAGCTTGAAAATCCTCTAGGGTATTGAGGCTGATGAACGGCCTCTCATCCTGGTGGGCCATATAGCAAGCGGACAAGAGGGCTTCTAACTAACCTGTGTTCGAATACCACTACCTAATCTTTACCAGCTGCTCATATGCAGACGCCGAGTGATTGTAACTGTCGCCCATTCCATCGTGGTCATGTCCAGAATTTGTGTATTCCTGTCCCCAGGTCTGCAGTACTGATGCTCTTCGGGTATGCCGCCAAAGGCATCATCTGGGGCTGACCTCAACCAATGATAGCACACGTTGATCGGTTCTGCTAGTTTGCGCCCTCTTGTCCCATCGTAATGAAACCACCGGGAGCCGGGAATTATCAGCACGTCAATCGCAGCCGTACTCTGTGGTCTGCCGTCAAAGATAATAACCTCGTGGGCGCCCTTGCTATTCCGTAAGCGTCACGGAGATATGATGGCGAGGAAGCAATCGGCGATGGGCTTTACAAGTCATCACTTGTAGGTGTCGAGGTTGGATCAAGATTGGTTGGAAACGAACATTTTTGGTCGAATCCCGCATTTGTGAATCTCCAATACCGACACCGGATCGTGGGAATCCTGAATACCAAGGGTCAACGATCGATGAGACGAGTTTGACGTAAACATTTGTTGCTTGTAATTGGGGTTACTTCAAGCACGTCTGCGTGTGGAGGCAGAGAGCTTGGGCTGTCCGAGTGGAAAGCGCGACGGCAACTGAAGAAATCAAAAACAGCCCTAACCCCTCCCTGAAACCCCACCTCCAGGCGACAGGGGGCGGGCGACAATGGCGGGCAGCGCGTCTGACGAACAATGCCAGCACAAAATTCCCtcgactagactagtctagggCTTCTTGGTTGATAGAAAGCCCGCGTTCAAAGTTCACCCTTACGAAATGGACAGCTGGCTAGACGCATTTCCACCAAGCCAAATTGCGCCTGCGCGCCTTGGATTCAGTAAACTACAGTTTTACTTTTAAATATATAAGCTCACATGAGGACCAGCCCCAATTTACTTGGCGTTTACTCCCAGCTTTCCATTCTCGTTCACTCAGACTTGGACACCACCAGACGTCTTGCAAGAAGTGCGTTCCATCAATTTTTGTCGATCCTGCATGCTTCCCATCCAAGGCACTTTTGAACCCCTCCCCTTGCTCGGTGACTCCTTCCGCAAGTCACGAGCCTGCTGTTTGAGCTCGTGTAGCTTGAGGCTAGGGCACGTTGTCGCTTGCTTATTGCCCTTGTCAAGCTGTTGTTTCGCTTCCCACGGTTCGACCAGGAAGAATCGTCGGAACAGCCCGAAGAGCTGGGATACGCTGGCCACGAAACTCAGGAGCCATATTACAGCGGTGTTTTTGAGCAGCTCCAAATCGGCGGCCGTCCGGGGCTGGTAGAGGAGGCTCGGGGCCGCTCTCGTCGCCGTGGGTGACTCGCTATCGACCAAAGTCGGGCTGCGACTGTCTGTGTCGTCGGCGATCGAACCGCCAGAGTCATCCCTTGCTTCTGTGTGCTCTGACCTCTCGGACAATGGGGGTTTTGGATTCAGGCTATCGTTCAGCTGTCGGCTGAGGACCTCGAGCGGAATGACATGGCCTCTCTCGTCTTGGTCTGCCCGAACAGTCTGTTTTCCTGGCAGCTGATCAAGGAGAGGGGGATAATCATCCCAAGAGGAAAACCGAGCTGGTCTTGGGCCAGGGACTTGGACCGGGACCTTTTCGCAATTCTTCATCTGCATGGCCATGTCAAGCCCGCGAGCCACTTCGTCCAGCCGTCGGCGGGGCACCAGCTTGCGCAGGTCCATATGAGTTAAGGTGGAGTGATCCTTCTTGCCCATGGCGGATGAAAAGCGAAATGCTCTGTGCAGCATTTGTTGGCCTTTGCTCTTGAGCTTCCCTTCTATCTCGACACGCATGTACACTGGCCGCCTGCTGTGCTCAAATGCGAACGCAGTGTGGTACTCTGGGCTGTGCGGCTGGTCGGGCTCGAATTTGTTCTCTGTCAGGTCCCAACGCAACGTCCGGAACCCTGGTTGGCCCTGGGGCCTGCAAACATTGCCCTGGaacctccagcagccgacgcGTTCCTGAACGTAGTTGGATTTGtggccgacgccgccaagCTCGGCCATTCCCATTACACCGAGAGTTGGCACGAACTCTCTGGTCTTGACCTCTTGACGCAGGGTCTTGTTGCCGGTAAGCAGTTTGGGCCCGTAGTGCTCCGATATCTGGACCGAGTGCTCCGAGTCGATGGGTATGTGTTCTGGGATGTGAACACGACATCCAGAGctctttcctttcttttgttttccgaGCGCATAGGTCAGGTGCTCATCCTCTCCCACGGTGATGTAAACAGTCGCGCTCTCGAGCCAAAAGCCGTCGGGCTGATGAAACATGATATCCATGTAGATAATGCCGGCCGGGCTGCTCTGGGTGCCAATGAGACCCCATTGGGACTGTCGCCAACGGTACTTGCATTCGATGTTGACCTTGCCGATGGTCTTCTCCCCAACACACAAGTGCTGGCCGACGGCATTCTCTTGGTCGAACCTCTCAAAGTCGTTGTGACCAAATCGCCGCACCCTGATTGCCGGTCCGCGAGACCCAAAGGCCTGTGATTGCGCCGTGGATTGTGCAAGTTGGCTGGTCATGGAAGATTGATAGGCGAGAAACAATAAGATAGAAAGGTAAGTGAGGCATGCGACGCGGAAGAAAGGAGTCGGGATGGATGTCCTGTTACTTTAGGACTCGAGCCATCATTTATTGGAGGGGCATCGACCTACCCTGGCCACTGTTACACAAACATGCAGCCAAGTTCGAGGGGCGCAGCGTCTCAGCCTGCAGTGGCCGGTAGACATGCACGTTGGTCGCTCACCATCACATCGTCAGGGTAAAGTGATTGGTGCATTATCATGCCTGCTTCCGATGCCTGCTGTCGACGATTACGAGACAGGGAATAAAGCAGCGGCACATGCACCTAGCCACAATGCGGACTGGAGGCCTCGACTTCTCTGCAGTCGTTCAAGTCCACCAGGCGTTGTCTATAGGTCTCTTGCTACTTTAGCCGTAGGTAGTCGGCCAACGACTCGGTTAATTTCGAAACCAACCATACATCAAATACACCAAGATGAGGAAGAAAGACTCAGTCCAGGAGCCAGAAAGGATCGGCAGACCACCAGATAACAGAAGAATCGATCGTTGGGTCATGGAACAGAATTACGATGGCAATGGAAATCTCACACATCGGCCTTTAGACACACAACTCCAAGGGCAGGATGGCTCGCCCAGTCAACGACCAAAAGATAGGGGATCCTCTCATTCAATGCAGCCGCTAGCAAGCGAAGGTCAAGCAGCTTCCGAAGACTCCAGCAATAACAGCGACAATCATTCAAAACCATTGTCTGCGGAGGGCGAAGGAGGCAACCGATCGCGCAGAATGCTTTTTTCCCGCCCAGAGATCTATGCGCAAGACAGTCCAGCCCTTCCTGCCATTCATGTCGACCCGCTGGATCCCGAAGATCAGATAATACACATGTCCTTGCCAGCCAGTGATGATCTCGAGCACGAGCTAGAGGAGTTTTCAAGGTTGCGGAGGCTGGGGCGCTTCAGCGACGCTTTCAGTCTGTTCGACAAACGGGCCAGTCACTTCTTGCACAACCGATACATCCGAGTCCAGTACGGCCAGTGTCTATTCGAAGCTGGAGAGCTGGGACGGCTGgctgagctggccaaggaatGGGAGCCGAAACGGTACTCTGCTTCAGTCGACGCTCTGGGTGCCCTCTGGATGTTCCTCGCTTGGGAGGCCGAGGCAGTAACGCTTCAACTGTGGGAAAGAAGGTCTTTTCTCGAGGCTGCCCTTTACATGATCCACGAAGCCTGGCCAAACCTCGACTCAACCGAAATGGCTCTTCTTGGATGCCTCTACCGTCAAGGAGTCATTTCACCAGCTGGTCCTTTTTTGTCCGATGACTGGATTGACCTTTGCGAGCATCTGGTAGAGGATAGCATGATCTGGGAGTTTCGCGACCTTGTACAGTGGCTGGTAGAGGTGCTCGATTGCGGTGAGCTCGTGGAGCAGGTGTGCCAGAGGTGGCTGGCTGACGGCGGTCGTCCCGAAAACCAAGACGACTCGACCCTGCTTGCCCTCTTGGACATTCTCGCAACGCTGAGCCTGACACgcatgaagaagaaggaagaaAAGACCAAGGCCGAGACATGCTTCCAGCTTGCCCACCAGTATGCCCTGGAGCTGATGGCGCGGGACGAGACGTATGCCAAGTCACAACCGAACCTGCGGTGGATCATGACGAATGTGATCAGAGAGGATCCCCAGGGTTTCCATTCCCGTGACAAAATCACCCTTGACCAAACCGGCGGTTCGGGGCTCTTCCGAAGCCCGCTGACATTTCCATCTTTCTTCCCCCCTATATTTGTGCCTACGGAGGACGAGACGGCCGAGTGGGCGCCCAGGTCCTATGGGGTTACAGGGGGCTCCAGTGAGACTGTTCAAATGGTTCTACGCGCTGCCGAAAATCTGGGTGACCAGCGATTCAAAGCTGGGTGTCTTGTGGAGCTGATGTATCGCGGCGCCGAGAGTCCAGGTGTGATGGCAAATGCACTTGTCGACCATTGGACCATGACAGGCAAcaaaaaggagaagaaaaagatgcACTTGTTCAGATACATGCTGGCGAATACAGACTCGGCACACGAGCGGCTTAGACTCGATATTCTCGCCGATGGACCATTCCATGACTCTCCCGTCTTGCAATCGAAGCAGTACGGTATACTACAGGCCCTTTCGAGTAGCGAAAATGACAAGAGACGGTACGCCAAGCTCATCGAGGGCGAGTTGGAGAGCATCGATGCTTTGCGGGAGATGGCGGATAGCATGTCGAGGATATTGCGAGGTGGGCTTGCACGCCACGAAGGAGGGAACCGGCAGCAGCCCCACCCAGAGACAGACCATGAGGCGGGTCCTGAGGCCACTCCGATAACGCCCGACTATGGGCAGACACTGGAGACCATACAAGCACTGCGCAAGAAGCTCGCAGAAGAGGTCAATGACATGCGGCGTGTTCGGAGGAGTTTGGAGTTTGAGGTGAAGGAGAGTCAGATGGCGCGGGAAAACCTGCAGCTCGAGAAGGAAAGGTTGAAGCTTGTCCTTCGGCAATCCGAGGTGTCCAAGCCCGACGGCGGTGTCGACAACTGTACAGGCGCACGTATCAGAGGTGAAAAGGGTGACGGCAATATTAGTGCTCAAGGCGAGATGTTGGTGGCCGAGTCTGGGGAGTCACACACAGAAGCGCATGAGAAGCAAGACTCGCAAAAGCCTGAACCAAAAAAGGTTGAGCTGGAGTCTGTATCTGACCAGGAAGAAGGTGCGACGGGCTCTGGAGACGGCAATGTCAGCAGGCTCATGAAAGAGATTGAGAGTCTCCGCAAAGAAAAGGCTGCTCTGATGCAAGCATTGGAACAACAGGCTAACAATCTTGAGTTGACCCACGAGAGCTATTCGGCGGTCGAAGCCAAACTCGTTCAGTACAAAGAAGAGCGAGACGCAGCACTGGCTGCAATGAATGAGAAGGGTCGAAGGGGTCCATCAAGTTCCCTTGAAGAGTTTATGAAGCAAAACGAAAGGGCAAAGCAAGAGAATGCACGCCTTGGCCGACCATCTTTTCATCAACACAGCAGGCCCGCCGATCAAACCGCAAGTACTGCCGATACGTCGGCGAATGAGCGGCGTCGACAAGAAGCTCTGTAT
The Pyricularia oryzae 70-15 chromosome 1, whole genome shotgun sequence DNA segment above includes these coding regions:
- a CDS encoding stress responsive A/B barrel domain-containing protein is translated as MTQVHTVLFTFKSSASDDQVKDACKQFITLKDKCIHPTSQAPYILSLKAGRDNSEEDCQEGLTHAFVVEFASAEDRDYYTHKDPAHQDLIRAMDPLIERAVAVDFLDGVF